ACCACTATCAATAACTTTATATCCTAAACTTGCTAGCTTAACACAAGTCATTTTTGATCTTGCTCCTGTAGCACAATATAAATAATACTTTTCATCATTATTTAAATACTTTTTTGGATTAGATAATAAATCATTCATCTCAATATTTTTTGAGCCTTTTATTTTACCTATCGAACATTCTTCTTTTGTTCTAATATCTATTATATTTGGTGCATCCAAATTTTTTAGTTCATTAATATCTATTGTTTCATAATTTTTTTTAAATAAAAACATCATATCCCCCTAAATAAATAAATTACTGTACGATTTTTGAGCATCTCCAATATAGGTTGCTACTCCGCCATATTCGATACCATCAATTAACTCTTCCTTTGAAATACCCATAACATCCATGCTCATTGCACAAGCAA
This genomic window from Bacilli bacterium PM5-9 contains:
- a CDS encoding rhodanese-related sulfurtransferase (product_source=COG0607; cath_funfam=3.40.250.10; cog=COG0607; pfam=PF00581; smart=SM00450; superfamily=52821) — its product is MFLFKKNYETIDINELKNLDAPNIIDIRTKEECSIGKIKGSKNIEMNDLLSNPKKYLNNDEKYYLYCATGARSKMTCVKLASLGYKVIDSGGYFKYKK